The sequence below is a genomic window from Clostridium sp. BJN0001.
CAAATTCAGCATTTGGAAAAACTTTGTTTAAAATTTTATTTGAAAATGTTGCATTTAATCTATACTCAAAAACACAATAAGTCTCATCATCTCTTTGTATATACATATAATAAAAGCTTCCCTTTGAAGTTTCTTCTTTCTTTGCAATTTCTTTAAGCTTCAAAGCTTTTTCATTCGTAGTATTTTTTAAAAGTATATTAAAATTATCATCATATAATATATAAGATGCATCTTTAAAATTTAAATTACTAAAAGATGAAATATCACTATCCTTTATTTTTTCAATCTGATTTTCTATAGCTTTTTCAGAATAATTTGCTTGATGAATTATTCCTAAATTAATTAATGTAAAAAACAGAATTTCAAGAAGTATAAACGTAGAAATAAAAGAGATACAAAAATATATTATGTTTTTTGCAAATAGTTTTGAAATCGAATTTTCTTTTACTCTTCTTCCCACTTATATCCTATCCCCCATACTGTTTTTATTGGATTTATGTTAAATCTTTTAAATTTACTTCTTATATTTTTAATATGTTCAACTATAGCAGAAACATCACTTTCTCCATCAAATCCAAACACACTTTCATATATCTTTTCTTTTGAAAAAACCTGTCCATGATTCATAGCTAAAATTTCGCATATTTTATATTCACTTTTTGTAAAATCTATCATTTCTCCATTATAATAAACTTCCTTTGAAGACAAAAAGAACTTAACATTTGAAATTGAAAACGCATTTTTCTTTGTCCTTTTTTCTCTCCTTAAATGCGCATTTACCCTTGCCCTTAATTCATTAATTCCAAAAGGTTTTATTATATAATCATCAGCTCCAATGTTAAGTCCTTTTGTTATATCATCTTCCATACTCTTAGCTGTTAAAAATATTATAGAACAATCTACAGCGTCTCTTATCCTTTTACATAATGAATATCCATCAATCTTAGGCATCATTATATCTAGAAGTATAATGTCATATTTTAGATAATCACTTTCTGAAATTGTTAGTGGATTAGATACTGTATCAACAGTATGTCCCTCTTTTGAAAGAGATTTTTTTATTATTTTAAGTATCGCCTCATCATCATCAACTGCAAGAATATTTGACATATAAATTCTCCTTTTATAATAATTAATGCTGTCTATTTACATTTTCAAAAAAATGAAACCATATAAATAGCAGTATAAAACATAAAGTAGTTAAAATAAAACATACTACGCTTCCATATTGTATATCAGTTTTCGTATTTTCTGCAATACCTAAATAAGAAACAATTCTAGAAGACCATGAGCACGGTATCCATTTCCATATAACATCGCCAAGTCCTGTTATCATAAGTGCTGAAAGCAAAGTCTCTCCCATCCCTACAGCTATTGATATTCCACTTCCAAATTGTATGCTCAAAAATATATGAAACAAGTACATAAATATATTAGTTAAAAATATAATAAGCACAATTGTACTACATAATTTAAAATTTATCGTAGATTTAAAAATTGTTTTAAAAGAGATAATAAGCGTTGCCATCGCTATTATTAAAGAAAATAGAAACATTATTAAAAGCACTAATATCTTACTTAAAAGACACATGCTTTTTCCACATTTTAAAGATAACATCTCTTTAAATTTAGATGCTTCAAATTCATTCTCTATTATAAATGATGATACTGCTGCAATTACTATAGGACATACTACAGATTCAAGCTCAGAGTAGTGTAAAATTTTTGTCATAGCATCTTTCATGTTTAGCATACAGTATAAACCAAGTAAAAATGCTGATAATAGCGGCACTAAAATATGAATCATATAAAATTTTGTACGCTTCATTTTATAAAAATCAGCTTTTATAAGTCTAAAAAGCATATTATACTGCCTCCTTATTTTTCATATTATTAACTACTAAAAAGGAAATAATAAAAAATAAAATTAAACATACAAGACTTGCAAATGGAACAATCCAAAATTCAAGCATCTCATCTGAATATGTAATACTTGAAGGCACTGCATAAAGACCGTTTGGAAGAATTTTTATTATAGGTGTAAGTGCTCTTGAAACATATGAAAACGGATTAAAAATCCATGTTTTATATGGTGCCATAAATACCGAAAAGAGTGATATTGCCTCTACAATTATAACTGAAATGAAAAGTCCTAATTTCTTTCCAATAAAAAAGAATACAGGGAGCTGAAATATTGTTGTAATAATCATAACTAAGCTACCAAGAGCCATTGATATGATAGATATTTCATGAAAATTATTGAGTCCAAATATATTAAATATAAAGCTTGATAAAACTCCAATCATAAATATAACTAAGCATGAAATACATATATTCTTTACTCCAACTAAAATTTTTGCAATATATATTTTTTTCAAATCAACAGGCATAGCTATTATTGATCTGTTTTTCATTTTTCCATCTATTCTATACAAAAAAATTCCTTCAAGACATACTGTCTGCTCTAATAGTGCTGTATACCACCAGTTAAATAAGTCCACCTGAAAATACGTCATCATTAAAAAGAATGCTAAAATTGCTGTTAATATAGGAAGAAGAAATATAACTTTTCTTGCAAAAGTTCTCTTTGTTTTTAAATTTTCTGAAATTATATACTTGTACATTATTTTCTCCTCCCATCTTTTGCAGCTTCCATAAATATCTTCTCTAAATTTTCTCCTTCTGTATAAACATTTTGATATTTTATCTGTCCTTCTGAAATTATTGCTATATAATCTGCAAGCTTATCTACTTCACTTAATATATGGCTAGATAAAAGAACTGTTATTCCTTTCTTTGGAAAAGATTCTATAAGATCTCTAAGTTCCTGTATTCCAAAAGGATCGAGTCCATTTGTAGGTTCATCTAATATTAAAAGCTCTGGATTATTTAAAAGAGCTATTGCAATACCAAGCCTCTGTTTCATACCAACAGAAAAATTTCCTGCTTTTTTATGTCCTGTATCAGTAAGCTTTACAGTTTCTAAAACCTCATTTATTTTTGAATCTTTAATATTAAGTACTATAGTTCTAACTTTTAAATTCTCCCATGCAGTAAGATTAGGATATATTGGTGCTTCTTCAATTAATGAGCCTATATCTTCAAGAGAATTTCTACTCCATTTCTCTCCATTAA
It includes:
- a CDS encoding response regulator transcription factor yields the protein MSNILAVDDDEAILKIIKKSLSKEGHTVDTVSNPLTISESDYLKYDIILLDIMMPKIDGYSLCKRIRDAVDCSIIFLTAKSMEDDITKGLNIGADDYIIKPFGINELRARVNAHLRREKRTKKNAFSISNVKFFLSSKEVYYNGEMIDFTKSEYKICEILAMNHGQVFSKEKIYESVFGFDGESDVSAIVEHIKNIRSKFKRFNINPIKTVWGIGYKWEEE
- a CDS encoding lantibiotic immunity ABC transporter MutG family permease subunit, which translates into the protein MLFRLIKADFYKMKRTKFYMIHILVPLLSAFLLGLYCMLNMKDAMTKILHYSELESVVCPIVIAAVSSFIIENEFEASKFKEMLSLKCGKSMCLLSKILVLLIMFLFSLIIAMATLIISFKTIFKSTINFKLCSTIVLIIFLTNIFMYLFHIFLSIQFGSGISIAVGMGETLLSALMITGLGDVIWKWIPCSWSSRIVSYLGIAENTKTDIQYGSVVCFILTTLCFILLFIWFHFFENVNRQH
- a CDS encoding lantibiotic immunity ABC transporter MutE/EpiE family permease subunit → MYKYIISENLKTKRTFARKVIFLLPILTAILAFFLMMTYFQVDLFNWWYTALLEQTVCLEGIFLYRIDGKMKNRSIIAMPVDLKKIYIAKILVGVKNICISCLVIFMIGVLSSFIFNIFGLNNFHEISIISMALGSLVMIITTIFQLPVFFFIGKKLGLFISVIIVEAISLFSVFMAPYKTWIFNPFSYVSRALTPIIKILPNGLYAVPSSITYSDEMLEFWIVPFASLVCLILFFIISFLVVNNMKNKEAV
- a CDS encoding lantibiotic protection ABC transporter ATP-binding protein, yielding MNDIILETKNLCKNFKKEKSVNNVSIKVKRNSIYALLGPNGAGKSTMLKMFTGMIRKSSGEILFNGEKWSRNSLEDIGSLIEEAPIYPNLTAWENLKVRTIVLNIKDSKINEVLETVKLTDTGHKKAGNFSVGMKQRLGIAIALLNNPELLILDEPTNGLDPFGIQELRDLIESFPKKGITVLLSSHILSEVDKLADYIAIISEGQIKYQNVYTEGENLEKIFMEAAKDGRRK